Sequence from the Bremerella volcania genome:
TCCGCTTCGAGCATTGCCTCAAGAACCTGATCCTGCTCGCCACCCTTGAACGAGAAGACTGCCAGATGATCGAACAAGTGCGAAACGGAGCCCGTATTGCCGAGCTTGGCGCCACTCTTGTTGAAGCAGTTGCGAACGTCGGTGATCGTGCGATTGGGGTTGTCGGTCAGGCAGTCGACAATGACGCTGCAGCCACCAGGGCCGAACCCTTCGTAGCGAGCTTCCGAGTAGTCCTCTCCCCCTGCCCCTTTGGCCTTTTCGAGCGCCTTATCGATGACGTGGGCCGGTACCTGCTCGCGTTTGGCCTTTTCCATCAGGCTCTTGAGCGTTGGATTGGACTCCGGATCAGGGACCCCATTCTTCGCCGCAACGTACAGCATCTTGCCGTATTTGGAGTAAAGCTTGGACTTTTGGGCGGCCGTCTTAGCAATCGAATGCTTCCGGTTTTCGAAGCTTCTTCCCATTCGCGTAATCTACTTATGGTGTCAAAGAGGAGGTTAAGAAATCGCTGCACAACAAAGATAAACCAGTTCGCGGATTCGGGCAATTGCTCTCCACTGGCATCGCAACCAGCCAACCGCTACCAACGGTAACATTTTCCACCGTAACACGTTACCGCTAGTCGTTGCACCCATGCATCGAGAGAACTCAACGACATGAATGCGCTTGAAACCTGCAAGATCGTCGTCCTAGCGGTAGTTTATCGGGTTGAACCTCCCTTATCCGTCGATTCCGACGACCATTTCTCCCACTGCTGATCGAGCCACTTCGGATCCGGCATGGCGTCGGTAACCAGGTATCGATAGCGAGCCTTATAAGGGTGGTCGCCGTCGATTACGAACTCTCCATCGACGCACGGAGCAAAGCAGAAATAGGGCTTCGTAGGATGGATTCGAGCAGCCTGAGGAGCCCGGAAATTCTGGGGATCGCTCAGCACGGTAATGCTCACCGGCTTTCCGTCGATCTCGCCCCACAGCGAAACCCACTTGGCATGCTGATGGTTTCCCTTAGCTCGCTTAGAACCCTCACTGTTCAAGAAACCGCTCGGTTCGAGCTCGTCCTTATCCTTACTATCCGTCACCCATCGGGCAGGCCCCCGTACCGCGAAGCCTCCGTAGTGGTACTCATTGATGACCAATGGATGCGTGGTGATCGATGACTGGGTCGACTCCAAATCGAACATACGATAACTGCCGTCGGTTGGATAAGCGGTAACTTTCCACCTCTCTCGCAGCACATCCGCCTTGGGCTCGGTTTCCTTGCGGTGGATCAGATCGACCTCGAACCCGGCGCGGTCGTCCTCTTGAAAGGTGGACACGACCTGCTCGTGGAGGACGCGACCGGTACCGCCGCCAAGGTTCCAGAAATCGATCGTTTCGTCCTGGTAGGTTGTTTTCACCCAGGCCGCGAAGATGCCTTGCTGATGCGGGTGGTCTTTCGCGAACATCGCCGTCACCGATTGGCCACTCGGCGAGCATACCGGGTGCAAGCATCCGCTGCGCTCGTAAACACCTTTGAGCCCCTTGGGAACCGGCGGCGAGACTTTGTTATAGGTCAGGATCGATTGGTCTCCATCTTGAACCACGATCGTGTTCTCCGATTCCACAACGCGTAGTTTCTCGGCCAGGCAATCAGCAGAGGTCCCACCAAGCCAGGTGATGGCCACGAGGAAAGTCATGACGAGCGACGATGCAAGTTTCATCTCGAGAAACTCCCTGTGCAGGTTGAGCGGAGTGCGAATGAAAAGGAAGTCTCTATTCTAGCTGCTGAGCGAGCCGACGGGTAAGCCTTACCGCGGTTTGATAGGTTTCACAATATACCTTAGGTGGCCGACGATACATCTCATTGCCCTCCCCCCATGTCGCCAACTACAACGTTAAGAATAGAATGACCAGTGGAAAGCCCGTCACCATCATCAGCGGCCCGCCCGAAACTGGCGCGACACAAGACGACACCCCCTCCCGGAGCGAATATCCCCTGGGGAATTTCGCCTGCCATCACGCCGGGACTCAATCCCTAACGAGGAAGGTTTATCGATGAAGGCTCTACTACTCTCGGAATACAAGAAGCTGGACGTTGTCGAGTTTGACGAGCCTGAGATTGGCGACCACGATCTGCTGATTAGCGTCAAAGCTTGCGGCATCTGCGGCAGCGATATCCACGGATACGACGGAAGCACCGGCCGTCGCCAACCTCCGCTGGTGATGGGGCACGAAGCCGCCGGGGTCGTGGCGAAGGTCGGCAAATCGGTGGCCGGGTTTAAGGAAGGAGACCGGGTCACGTTCGACTCGACCGTTTCCTGCGGACATTGCTTCTATTGCCGTCGCGGCGAGATCAATCTTTGCGACAACCGGATGGTGCTGGGTGTTTCGTGCGACGAATACCGCCGACACGGAGCGTTTGCCGAGTACGTCGCCGTCCCGCAGCACATCTGCTACCACCTGCCGGCCTCGATTCCTTTCAATCACGCGGCCATGATCGAAGCGGTCTCTGTGGCCGTTCACGCCGCCGGCCGGGCACCGGTCACGCTTGGCGATACGGCGGTGGTCGTAGGGAGCGGCATGATTGGCCTGCTTGCCATTCAAGCGATTCGCCTGGCCGGATGCTCGCAGGTCATCGCCGTCGATCTCGACGCCAATCGGCTGGAAGTTGCCAAGAAGCTGGGTGCCGACGTCGGAATCGTCGCCAGCGAAGGAAACGTCGAAGAAAAAGTACGCGAGCTAACCGGCGGGCGCGGTGCCGACGTCGTGCTGGAAGTGGTCGGCGCAACCCCGACCGTCAAGACCGCCATCGGTTGCGCCAAGAAAGGTGGCTCGATTGTTCTGGTGGGCAACCTGGCCCCTCACGTCGAGTTTCCGCTGCAAGCCGTCGTCACGCGCGAGCTTTCGGTCTATGGCTCGTGTGCGTCGAGTGGCGAGTACCCGGCATGCATCGACCTGATGGCACGCGGCCTCATCCGCGTCGAAGACATGATCACCGCGACCGCCTCGCTGGAAGAAAGCGTCGATTGGTTTGCTCGTCTTTACTCGGGCGAACCCGGCGCGATGAAGGTCATCGTCGATCCGACGCGATAAGCAAACCGGCATGGGCAATCGGGGTGACGAATCTCGCCCCCTTTGCCTGTCTTCTCACCCTTCATCGACTCACCCACCGCACCATCCAGGAACGTTTTGCAACAAGCGCTGCAAATCGTGCTTCTGTTTCGCTGCTTCCCCCTTGGTGGAAGGGCTCGTCCGTAATACGGACGCAATTCTTGTTGACTAAGAAGCCAGAACTCTACAATAGCTTCATCGAACCGTAACCTTGGCTCGGAGTTTCTGGCTTTGCGAAATGACCCTGGTAGTTGGATGGTGCCTCTCTCAATGCGCGTGTGCTCGCTGGCGAGCTTACTTGCCGTAATGGGAGTCTTCCTCGGGCAGGCAAACGTTCACGCCGAGACATTGACCGAAGCCAAAGACCTGTTCCGCACCGGAGAATACGCCAAGTGCGTCGAGGTGGCCGCCCAAGAGATTGAAGGGGGTCGGACTTTCGTCGACTGGTACGTCCTGAAGACCGAAAGCGAACTGACCCTTGGCCGCTACGCCGATGCCGCCCAGACGATCGATGACGCCAAGAAGGTCTCACCGACGAATCTGCGGCTGCTGTGGCTGGAACGAGACGTCCGCCGCTTCAATGGCCAATCGAATCAAGCCAAGGAAGTCCTCGCTCAACTCGGGGCTCAGCTGGAACGCACCAGTGGAATCTATCGCGACTTGGAAACCTCGCTCGTGATCGGCAAGTTCTTCCTCGAAATCGGTGCCGACGCCAAGCGGATACGAATCGATCTGTTCAAGCCGATTCAACAGCGAGCTCCCGGCTTGCCCAACGCCTACATCGCCGCCGCCGAACTGGCACTTTCCAAGAATGACTATGCCTTAGCCGCCGAAGACTTTCAGCTCGCCTTGAAAGTGGATGAAGACAACCCGCGCGTCCTGTTCGGCCTGGCCCAGGCCTTCGAGCCGAGTGATTCCGAGAAGGCGGAAGAGTACCTTCAGAAAACCCTCGAGATCAATCCGAAGTACATCCCAGGCCTGTTGATGATTGCCGAGAGCCACCTCTCGGCCGAACGTTACGACGAAACGGAGAAACTGCTGGCCAAGGCGCTGGAGATCAACCCTCATCACCCCAGTGCCTGGGCCATTCGGGCCGTTCTGGCACATCTGGCCAATGACACTGCCCGGGAGAAAGAATGTCGCGAAAAAGCATTGGCTCACTGGAAAGACAACCCGGAAGTCGACTATCTCATCGGAAAGCATTTGGCGCGGAAGTACCGCTTTGCCGAAGCCGCTGCCGCCCAGCGCCGGGCACTTCAGTTCGACAGCAACTATCTTCCCGCGAAGATGGAACTCTCCAACGATCTGTTGCGGCTGGGCAAGGAAGAACAAGGCTGGAAGCTGGCCGAAGAGGTCTTCGACGCCGACAATTACAATGTCGTCGCTCACAACTTATCGACCCTCCAAGAGCACGTGGCCAAGTTCCGCACGATTGAAAGCGATGGCTTCATCGTGCGCATGGATGCCGAGGAAGCCGCCATCTACGGTGATCGCGTGCTCCAACTGCTGCGCGAGGCCAAGTCGGTTTTGTGCAAGAAATATGATGTCGAGCTGAACGAGCCGATCGCGATCGAGATCTTCCCCAAACAGCAAGACTTCGCCATCCGCACGTTCGGACTTCCCGGCGGTGCCGGCTTTCTGGGGGTTTGCTTCGGCAACGTGATCACCATGAATTCGCCAGCCTCCCAGACCGATAACCCAACCAACTGGGAGGCCGTGCTATGGCACGAGTTCTGTCACGTCGTCACGCTGAACAAGACCCACAACAAGATGCCGCGGTGGCTCAGCGAAGGGATCTCGGTCTACGAAGAGATCCAGCGAGACCCGTCGTGGGGCCAGTCGATCTCGCCTGCCTATCGAGAAATGATTCTGGGGGACGATCTCACGCCGGTCAGCGAGCTAAGTGGTGCTTTCCTGCGTCCACCCAGCTCGAAGCATTTGATGTTCGCCTATTACGAGTCATCCCTGGTAGTCGAGTTCCTGGTCGACGAGTTTGGCATCGAAGCCGTTCGTTCGATCCTCGATGAACTCGGCAAAGGACTGCAAATCAACGACGCGATTGCCCGGCACGCGGCACCGCTGGATGCGATCGACGCTGGCTTTCAGCAATTCATCCAGGATCGCGCCCAGGCCTTTGCACCGGAGGCCGACTTTGGCGCTGAAGATCTTCCCCAACCGCGTATCACCGAGCTTCAGGCGTGGCTGAAAGAGCACCCCAACAGCTACCCCGGGCTCCAAATGTATGCTGCGGCACTCATCCGCGAGCAAAAGTTCACCGAGGCCCTGGAGCCTATCGAAAAGCTTCAGCAGTTGGCTCCCGACTATGCCGGCGACGGAAGCCCCTTGCCGATGAAGGCCCAGATTTTGAAAGAATTGGGCGAAACCCAACAAGAACTGGCGGTGTTAGAACAACTGGCGAAGCTGCGCGCCGACGCGATCGATGCCTATCGGCGACTGGCCGAGTTGCACGCCGAAGCAGGCCAATGGCAGTCGGTGGTCGTCAATGCCAAGCGAATTCGGGCCGTCAATCCACTCATTCAAGAGCCGTATCTCTTGCTCGCCAAGGCCGGAGAGCAAATGGATGAGGGAGAAGTCGCCATCGAGGGACTATCGACGCTGGCCGTCTTACATCCCTACGATCCGGCCGATGTCCATTTTCGGCTTGCTCAGCGGCTGCATGAAACCCAGCAGAACGAGAAAGCGTTACGGCACGTCCTTTTGGCGTTGGAGGAAGCACCCCGGTATCGTGCTGCCCTGAAGCTGTTGCTTGAACTGACCGAACACGACTCCCCCTTGCCCGACCGGCCCTCTCCCGCCAAGGATGATTCCCAGTAATGATGAAATCGAAACCGGTCCGAATCCTGTGCCTCTTTCTTACGATCACGCTACTCGCTGGCGTGGTCTGGGCTCAGTTTCAGGACGGCTTTCGATCGCGAGGACGTTACGGCCGTGACTTCTCTCCCACGCGTGGGGCTCAGAACGATTGGGAAATCGACGAGAAGTTCGAGCACGAAGCGTTTCGCTTTGCCCGCGTGAAGTACACCTCGTACGGCTGGCGAGACAAGTGGGCCACCGACTTCCCCGAAAGCGATCTGAATCTGCCCCACCGGTTGCGTGAATTGACTTCGATGGAAGTTCACCCGGAAAGCGTGATCGTCGAACTGACCGATGACAACCTGTCGGACTACCCGTTCCTCTACATCGTTGAACCAGGCCAGATGAACCTCACCGAAGGGGAAGTCACCGGTTTACGAACCTACCTCCAAAACGGCGGCTTTCTGATGGTCGACGACTTCTGGGGAGAGGAGGAATGGCAAACGTTTTACCACAACATCAAACGCGTCTTCCCCGATCGCGAACCGGAAGAACTGCCGCTGGAGCACGACATCTTTCACCTGGTGTACGACCTGGCCGAGAAACCCATGATCGTCAGCATCGGCACCTGGATGCGCGGTAGCGAAACCGAACGCTGGGACGCCGACGAACCTCACTACAAAGGCATCTTCGATGACAAAGGCCGCATGATGGTCGTCATTTGCCATAACACCGACCTGGGAGACGGCTGGGAAGAAGAAGGAGTCGACCCCACCTACTTCAAACAATATTCCGAACGCTTCGCCTATCCCCTGGGGATCAACATCATCACCTATGCGATGACCCATTAACCCCCTGCACTGCCCGTAACAGCCAAGCCCTCGTCCCTTCATCCCACCAGAAAGTTAAACCACCGTGAGCATCGAGATTGAAGACCAGGACTTCGAACAACAAGCGGTCGAGCAGATTCGTGCCGGACGCGAGAAGATTTTGGCGGAGCTTTCCAAAACGGTTATCGGCCAACAGGAAGTCGTCGAGCAACTGCTGCTCTGCCTCTTCGCTGGCGGTCACTGCCTAATCACCGGGGCCCCCGGCCTGGCCAAGACTTTGCTGGTTAATTCGATTTCCAAGATTTTCGACCTCGAGTTTCGCCGCATCCAGTTCACGCCTGACTTGATGCCTGCCGACATTACCGGTACCGAAATCCTCGAAGAAACCGAAGAAGGGCGCCGCAAGTTGCAGTTCAACAAGGGACCGATCTTTGCCAACGTCATCCTGGCCGACGAAATCAACCGCACGCCCCCCAAAACGCAAGCCGCTCTGTTGGAAGCGATGCAGGAGCACCAGGTCACTGCGGCTGGCGTCCGCTACGCACTGGAAGAACCCTTCTTCGTGCTTGCCACGCAAAACCCGATTGAAATGGAAGGGACCTATCCGCTGCCCGAGGCCCAACTCGATCGGTTCATGTTCAACATCTGGATGGACTACTTGCCTGAAGATGACGAAGTGGCCGTCGTAAATCAAACGACTTCGCGCCGAGCCGAACCGATCAGCCCGCTGTTCACCGGCGAAGACGTGCTGCGTTTTCACGACGTCGTCAAAAAGGTCCCCATCGCCGAGAACCTGGTTCGCTATGCCGTTCGCCTGGCCGACGCTTCGCGACCCAAACGCCCCTCGACGCCTGACTTCATCAACCAATGGGTGATGTGGGGGGCCGGGATTCGCGGTGCTCAGTACCTGGTTCTGGGAGCGAAAGCGAGAGCCCTGCTGTTAGGCCGAACCCACGTCACGGCGGACGACATTAAAGCCCTCGCCCACGTTACCTTGCGGCATCGAATCCTCGTCGGCTATCGCGCCGAAGCGGAAGGAATCACCGTCGAGAAGGTCATCGACCAGCTACTCAACTCCATTCCAGTGCCGGGAGGACGATGAGCAGTCCTGTGAGCGAGTCGTCGACCACGATTTCCAGCGCCAGTCGTCCCACAGGCACGGCTTCGCTGATCGATCCCGGTTCGCTCATGCGCATCAAGAACCTCGAACTACGCGCCCGTGCCATCGTCGAAGGCTTCCTGACCGGCTTGCATCGCTCCCCCTACCACGGGTTCTCGGTCGAGTTCACCGAGTACCGTCAGTACTCGCCGGGGGACGATACCCGCTTCCTCGACTGGAAGCTGTACGGTCGCTCGGATCGCTACTTCATCAAGTGCTTCGAGGACGAAACGAATCTGCGCTGCTACTTGCTGGTCGACCTGAGCCGCTCGATGAGCTTCGGCACGCTCGGCTACAGCAAGGCCGACTACGCCAAAACGGCGGCCGCCACCGTCGCTCATTTCCTGTCGCTGCAGCGCGACGCGGTCGGACTGATGACCTTCGACGAGTCGATCACCGATCGCATCCCGGCTCGGTTTCGCCCAGGGCACGTCCACCAGATCATGATGAGCCTGGAACGTGCCGAACCTGGCTCGGCAACCGACATCGAAAAACCGCTCGAGCAAATCGCCTCCACGGTCGTTAAGCGCGGACTGGTCATCCTCATTTCGGACCTGCTCACCCCGATCGGTTCGCTCAACAAACAGTTGGGTTTCCTCCGCGCTCGTGGGCACGAAGTCGTGATCCTGCGCGTGCTCGACCCGCGCGAGCTTGACTTCCGGTTCGACCAGCCTGCCATGTTCCACGACGTCGAGACCGGCAGGAACCTGTTCATCGATCCCGACCAGGCTCGGCAGAAGTACCTCGAGCAGTTCCGCGAACACTCGCAGGCAATTCAAACGATCTGCCAGAATCTGGGAGTCGAACTGCACCAGGTCGCCATCGATCGTCCGTTGGAGCTGATCTTGTTCGACTTGCTGGCCGATCGTTTGAAGCGCGGCCGCTCGACCGTACGGCAAAGGTCTCCGCGATCGGGAGGCCGTTCATGAGCGTACTCTCCGGAATCTTTCTCTTGGGTGCCGCCGCGATTGCCGCCCCCATCCTGTTCCACTTGATTCGCCGAACGCCCAAGGCGCGTTACGAGTTCAGTTCGCTCATGTTCCTTCAGCCGTCACCGCCACGACTGACGCGGCGTAGTCGGCTCGACCAATGGTTATTGCTGCTCTTGCGTTCGCTGGTGATCCTGCTGTTGGCATTCGCGTTCATGCGCCCCTTCTTTCGGACGTCGACCAATCTTTCGCCCGACGACGTCCCGCAGCGTCACGTGGCGATCCTGGTCGATCAAAGTGCCAGCATGCGGCGGGCCGACCTCTGGCAGCAGGCCATCGCTCAGGCCAACCAGGTGCTTGGTGACCTCGAAACGTCCGACGAAGTCTCCCTGTACGCGTTCGATGAAACGCTCACGCCGCTGGTCACCGCCGAGGAAACCAGCCAAATCGATCGTTCCCAGCGCCGCGATCTGGTTCGCGAGCGTCTGAAAGAGGTATCGCCAACGTGGTCGGCCAGTAACCTGGGAGCCGCGCTGGTCGGCGTTGCCGAGCGATTGTCGGCCGACGACGATCTCCGCCAGATGAGCGCGAAGCTGCAAATCGTATTGATCAGCGACATGCAGACCGGTTCGCAGATCGACCGGCTGCAAACCAGCCAGTGGCCGGAGTCGGTTCGCGTCGACGTGCGTGCCATCACGCCCGAGGACGATTCCAATGCCCGCGTTCGCCTGGTGGAAGCGAAAGAAGAAACGGCCGAGGCGGCGAGCGCTCCCCGCGTTCGCGTGCGAAACACGTCCCACTCCGACAGCGAACAATTCGAAGTCGTCTGGCGTTTGGGCGACAAAGATGCCTCACGTCCCGTTTCCTTTTACGTTCCCCCCGGCGAAAGCCTTGTACTCGACGTTCCCTATGACCCAGGCACACCAAGCCCCAATCAACTGCACCTGAGCGGCGATGGCCGCGGGATGGATTTCGACAACACGTTCTACGTGGTGCCCCCGATCCAGGAACAAGTGTCGATCGCCTACTTCGGCTCCGATACGGCCGACGATCCGGAAGGGATGCTGTTCTACTTGAGCCGCGCATTCGATGAGACCGCCAGCCGGAAGGTGGAAGTTCAAACCGTTGACGCGGATACCGCGATCAATTGGAACGACGTCGCCGGAACCACCCCACGCCTGGTGATCATCGCGCAGACGCCCAGCGAAGACCAGCGAAACCTACTGGATGCCTACCTAAATCGCGGCGGGCAGGCGGTCGTGGTCCTGCAAAGTGATGACATGGTGAACGACCTGGGTGCCTGGCTCGGCGACGTGAGTGTGGCCTCAGGCGAGGAAGAGGAAGCCAGTTCGACTGAGTCCTACG
This genomic interval carries:
- a CDS encoding YebC/PmpR family DNA-binding transcriptional regulator, translated to MGRSFENRKHSIAKTAAQKSKLYSKYGKMLYVAAKNGVPDPESNPTLKSLMEKAKREQVPAHVIDKALEKAKGAGGEDYSEARYEGFGPGGCSVIVDCLTDNPNRTITDVRNCFNKSGAKLGNTGSVSHLFDHLAVFSFKGGEQDQVLEAMLEADVDVDDVEEEDGQLTVFTTATDFFKAKQALQDAIPDVELEVQEITFIAQASTPLTGDDAKAFEKFLDMLDDCEDVQNVYHSAQLPE
- a CDS encoding DUF6807 domain-containing protein → MKLASSLVMTFLVAITWLGGTSADCLAEKLRVVESENTIVVQDGDQSILTYNKVSPPVPKGLKGVYERSGCLHPVCSPSGQSVTAMFAKDHPHQQGIFAAWVKTTYQDETIDFWNLGGGTGRVLHEQVVSTFQEDDRAGFEVDLIHRKETEPKADVLRERWKVTAYPTDGSYRMFDLESTQSSITTHPLVINEYHYGGFAVRGPARWVTDSKDKDELEPSGFLNSEGSKRAKGNHQHAKWVSLWGEIDGKPVSITVLSDPQNFRAPQAARIHPTKPYFCFAPCVDGEFVIDGDHPYKARYRYLVTDAMPDPKWLDQQWEKWSSESTDKGGSTR
- a CDS encoding zinc-dependent alcohol dehydrogenase, whose product is MKALLLSEYKKLDVVEFDEPEIGDHDLLISVKACGICGSDIHGYDGSTGRRQPPLVMGHEAAGVVAKVGKSVAGFKEGDRVTFDSTVSCGHCFYCRRGEINLCDNRMVLGVSCDEYRRHGAFAEYVAVPQHICYHLPASIPFNHAAMIEAVSVAVHAAGRAPVTLGDTAVVVGSGMIGLLAIQAIRLAGCSQVIAVDLDANRLEVAKKLGADVGIVASEGNVEEKVRELTGGRGADVVLEVVGATPTVKTAIGCAKKGGSIVLVGNLAPHVEFPLQAVVTRELSVYGSCASSGEYPACIDLMARGLIRVEDMITATASLEESVDWFARLYSGEPGAMKVIVDPTR
- a CDS encoding tetratricopeptide repeat protein translates to MVPLSMRVCSLASLLAVMGVFLGQANVHAETLTEAKDLFRTGEYAKCVEVAAQEIEGGRTFVDWYVLKTESELTLGRYADAAQTIDDAKKVSPTNLRLLWLERDVRRFNGQSNQAKEVLAQLGAQLERTSGIYRDLETSLVIGKFFLEIGADAKRIRIDLFKPIQQRAPGLPNAYIAAAELALSKNDYALAAEDFQLALKVDEDNPRVLFGLAQAFEPSDSEKAEEYLQKTLEINPKYIPGLLMIAESHLSAERYDETEKLLAKALEINPHHPSAWAIRAVLAHLANDTAREKECREKALAHWKDNPEVDYLIGKHLARKYRFAEAAAAQRRALQFDSNYLPAKMELSNDLLRLGKEEQGWKLAEEVFDADNYNVVAHNLSTLQEHVAKFRTIESDGFIVRMDAEEAAIYGDRVLQLLREAKSVLCKKYDVELNEPIAIEIFPKQQDFAIRTFGLPGGAGFLGVCFGNVITMNSPASQTDNPTNWEAVLWHEFCHVVTLNKTHNKMPRWLSEGISVYEEIQRDPSWGQSISPAYREMILGDDLTPVSELSGAFLRPPSSKHLMFAYYESSLVVEFLVDEFGIEAVRSILDELGKGLQINDAIARHAAPLDAIDAGFQQFIQDRAQAFAPEADFGAEDLPQPRITELQAWLKEHPNSYPGLQMYAAALIREQKFTEALEPIEKLQQLAPDYAGDGSPLPMKAQILKELGETQQELAVLEQLAKLRADAIDAYRRLAELHAEAGQWQSVVVNAKRIRAVNPLIQEPYLLLAKAGEQMDEGEVAIEGLSTLAVLHPYDPADVHFRLAQRLHETQQNEKALRHVLLALEEAPRYRAALKLLLELTEHDSPLPDRPSPAKDDSQ
- a CDS encoding DUF4159 domain-containing protein, with protein sequence MMKSKPVRILCLFLTITLLAGVVWAQFQDGFRSRGRYGRDFSPTRGAQNDWEIDEKFEHEAFRFARVKYTSYGWRDKWATDFPESDLNLPHRLRELTSMEVHPESVIVELTDDNLSDYPFLYIVEPGQMNLTEGEVTGLRTYLQNGGFLMVDDFWGEEEWQTFYHNIKRVFPDREPEELPLEHDIFHLVYDLAEKPMIVSIGTWMRGSETERWDADEPHYKGIFDDKGRMMVVICHNTDLGDGWEEEGVDPTYFKQYSERFAYPLGINIITYAMTH
- a CDS encoding AAA family ATPase, which encodes MSIEIEDQDFEQQAVEQIRAGREKILAELSKTVIGQQEVVEQLLLCLFAGGHCLITGAPGLAKTLLVNSISKIFDLEFRRIQFTPDLMPADITGTEILEETEEGRRKLQFNKGPIFANVILADEINRTPPKTQAALLEAMQEHQVTAAGVRYALEEPFFVLATQNPIEMEGTYPLPEAQLDRFMFNIWMDYLPEDDEVAVVNQTTSRRAEPISPLFTGEDVLRFHDVVKKVPIAENLVRYAVRLADASRPKRPSTPDFINQWVMWGAGIRGAQYLVLGAKARALLLGRTHVTADDIKALAHVTLRHRILVGYRAEAEGITVEKVIDQLLNSIPVPGGR
- a CDS encoding DUF58 domain-containing protein, producing the protein MSSPVSESSTTISSASRPTGTASLIDPGSLMRIKNLELRARAIVEGFLTGLHRSPYHGFSVEFTEYRQYSPGDDTRFLDWKLYGRSDRYFIKCFEDETNLRCYLLVDLSRSMSFGTLGYSKADYAKTAAATVAHFLSLQRDAVGLMTFDESITDRIPARFRPGHVHQIMMSLERAEPGSATDIEKPLEQIASTVVKRGLVILISDLLTPIGSLNKQLGFLRARGHEVVILRVLDPRELDFRFDQPAMFHDVETGRNLFIDPDQARQKYLEQFREHSQAIQTICQNLGVELHQVAIDRPLELILFDLLADRLKRGRSTVRQRSPRSGGRS
- a CDS encoding BatA domain-containing protein, whose amino-acid sequence is MSVLSGIFLLGAAAIAAPILFHLIRRTPKARYEFSSLMFLQPSPPRLTRRSRLDQWLLLLLRSLVILLLAFAFMRPFFRTSTNLSPDDVPQRHVAILVDQSASMRRADLWQQAIAQANQVLGDLETSDEVSLYAFDETLTPLVTAEETSQIDRSQRRDLVRERLKEVSPTWSASNLGAALVGVAERLSADDDLRQMSAKLQIVLISDMQTGSQIDRLQTSQWPESVRVDVRAITPEDDSNARVRLVEAKEETAEAASAPRVRVRNTSHSDSEQFEVVWRLGDKDASRPVSFYVPPGESLVLDVPYDPGTPSPNQLHLSGDGRGMDFDNTFYVVPPIQEQVSIAYFGSDTADDPEGMLFYLSRAFDETASRKVEVQTVDADTAINWNDVAGTTPRLVIIAQTPSEDQRNLLDAYLNRGGQAVVVLQSDDMVNDLGAWLGDVSVASGEEEEASSTESYAMLGQIDFQHPLFTPFAAARYNDFTTIRFWQHRRVRLADESTTEVIARFEDDTPAIWSLPRGEGQLYVMSAGWSRKDSQLALSTKFLPLLSRWLELADRQKLASHSYFVNQSVPLPAASGEKTIQIPSGNTLQLTEDATTFDDTTEPGTYVLRQGGKELPFAVNLADAESDTAPLALDRLEQFGIPLGMAATHTQQLAELRQLQDRELENHQKVWKWLVVSVLMLLAVETFLAARRSHVPTQDLGEAQ